TTCAGTGTGACATGATTGCTATTTTGGTATTTCACAATTCACATTTTCCAATTTGGCTCAATGACATTTGGAGATGCCATAATCTTTGAAGCTGGAATTGTAAGAATGGGGCTTTAAAGAAACCACATGTTCTTGTTTCTTTTATATCATTTTTGCTTGCCAGCATTTAGCTATATTGTTTATTCCCCTCTTGATCCTCTGTTTGGAACAAAGAGGCAAGTAGAATAAACCATTTTATGGGGCGAAAGGACACTACAGAATAACAAGTCATGTGCAGCTCCTATTTTACTATTCATGGGATTATCAGCGTCAGATCACTCAATGACTCAGGTTTGTTGCCTCATTGCAACACTGTGCAGCGTCAGTTTAATTTCACATGCTCTGTGAATTTGAAAATCTGTCATAATTTGGAACAAAGAAAAGATTAGTAGTGTTCTCCTGCAGGTCTCTGGCAGTCTTGCCTGAAACTGTTACCACTTATCCAAAAGACAGTTGTCATATTATCGAGTCACAACTATGACGTCTGGGAATATATTTGCTTAGTTTGTAGTATATCTAGATCTGTATTGCATTGTTTTTAGCACCCGAGGTGTTCTTCTATAAACATAGATAATAAAATATCTATGATTTTGTGCAATTCTTGTGTCATAGGTCTGTCATTTGATGCAAATCTTAGGAGTTCTAAGAATTTATCAAACAGCAATTGCCGCAGTGGGCCTGTGGGCAGAAGTTACTCGTGTTAATGTTAGAGGAGAATAGGATGAATGTCTAGTTAGTTGTATTCCACAATCCTAAAGGGTAATATTATAATACAAGAGATACATAGAAGGGGAAAAGCCTAGAACACAGTGAAATGACTCTGATACACTTCAACAATTGGAACTATTGGCAGATGAAAAGCTGTATAATTCTGAAGACGATATCCGTTGTGATTTGCGGAGGCATTGTCCAATCCTTCTGAGTTCTTAAGAATGTTAAGATACCATCCACCATGTTCGTGCAAGCCTCTCTGTGTAGGTCTCAGtttattttattggatcattTCTTTCCAATAACATACCATACAATCTCGTAATGCCCCATCCTGTATTATTTTTTAGGATAATAATCCCATGTTTGTCCTGGTTTTGAACATCATAGACTCGTCTTGCTTCGTCCATGAAGCATGAACGGTGAGGTTTCCTGCAATCATTGGAACCAGCCTTCAGACATCGGCCACTCTGAGCTCGGATTGGCTTGACTTACAAATTGTGATCTGGGAGAAGTCACTATCACGCCTACCAACTAGCAGTTGACATTTTCTAACCTCATAATGTGCACATCTCCAGACAACTCCTGGAGGGGTTTCTTTCACCACAGTTCATCTCCAGCCGTGGAATCCATttctttaatgttgattaaatttTGTTAATTCCGCAGCTCTTGTCTTTTTCTTCAACCTTGTCATAGTATAAATACAAATATCACAGCCATCATGTTCTCTTCACCAAGCACATTAAACAGCATAGGCCTCACACCACTTCTGGTATCTGTGATCTGTTACATCCCAAACTGATAACAATGGAGTCTGGAGGAGTGGTTGCAGAGGCGGCCTGGAGCTCGCTCGACCTGCCATGGCAAGCCGAGGAGTCGGAGATAATGCAGCAGCTGCTTGGTACCTTCCCCTCCAATGGTGAGGAAGATCACCAAGAGATGCCTTGGTCTTTTCAGGCTTCCAATGCGAGCTATTTCCATTGCAATGCTAGTTCTAGTACATATAGCTCCACTAGTAGCAATAGTTCTGGCACTCTCCTTGTACCATCTGAGTATGGGGGTTACTATTTGAGTGATTTGAATGAGGCCCTGGGTATGAACTCCTGCACGGCACCACTGCACCTGAACATGGTCCTGGAGCAAGGTGCAACTCAGTTTATGAATACCATTCTTAACCCTCCTTATGGGAGTGGCGATTCGAGCTGTGAGGATATTGGGAATTCTAGCGTGAATCTCCTCGATTCCATTGGTACTCCTGGCAAGAGGAAACACCTGGAACAAGGCCAACTAGATGGCCAAGCAAGGGTGAGTGCTTGATGATCTATTATTTTACAATGGAAATGCATAAGTAGTAGTTTGAAATGACTAAAAAATGCATTGTGCATGCTAATTGGCTGATATGTACGAAATGCAGAGTCGGAAATGCGCAAGGAAGTGTGATCCGAAGCGGGCGAAGAAGACCATGAAACGGGAAGGCGAGGATGGCAGCGCTGCTGTCACGAATGGGCAAAGCTTGAGTTGCTGCACATTTGAAAATGACTCAAATTCTTCTCAGGGACCTCCTGTTGCCTCTAACCCAAATGGCAAGGCACAAGCTGACCTCCGGTCAGCAATTGAGTCCCAAAGCCTCTATGCAAGGGTACTTActacatatgattttttaacTCGCTGTTGAAAAAGGACAAATTCTTAACTAAATCAATAATTGCTTATGATGAGGCTATGCTATCTTTGATAGATGTACCGACGCCCCTAAGCCCCCCCCCCTGTGTCGTCTCCTCGGAGGTGACACGCCTTCGCCCTCAACTTCCTCCTTCACCGGCCTCGGCTCGGCCGCTGCTACCATCGCCGGTCGGCGATGGTTGCGACAACAGCGGCAGCTGCCGGGGGCGGCGCCAAGTAGTGGCCATCCCACCCCCTCCTCCCCTTACTTCCCCCCCCCCTCGAGAGCCAACGTGTGCCGGTCCCTGCCGGATCTCCCTGCCCCCGTGTGGTGGATCTACTGCTTCTCTGTCGTGGGCCGCCTTCCTCCGGCCAGCTCCACCTCGGGGTTGCTTGCTCCAACCAAATCCGCGCCGTTGTACGCCGCCCCTGCCCCTGCCCCTGTTGTGTGTCACGCTTCTTCTAGCCGGTTCCTCTACGTGGCTGCTTGCTCTGGCCGGATACGCGCTGTTATTCATCGGATCTACTGCTCCCTGCCGAATCCACATGGTGGTGTGTCGTGCCGTTCGACTCTTCTTGTGGTCGAGCTTTTGCTGGTCCTAGTCGGGCCTCCGACTGGCCATGGCCCAGTGTGATTTGGCGGGCTAGCTTTTAGGCTGGCCAGCTCTACTTTTGGCCGATGGCTACCACCGGTGCCCCCGGATGGGTCGTTAGTGGCCCCTGATGGCGCCTTGCGACGATCGACCATTGTTGAAGGCGACATTGGTGCTGCATGGCGGTCTTGCCATGTATGGTCTGATTGACCCATCGAGCCTCAGAGTTTGTCGGGTTGTACCATGGTAGGAGGAATTACAGGGGAAAGCCCTGGTTGGCTCTATGCCATTGCTGACGGCGGTGATGCTTGTGGGCGTCAttacctccttggaggcgccGTGGCGAAGCTTCCCCCGGCATTTCTTCTGGTGAAAACCCTGTTCGGCTTGCCGGACAATCGATGGTAGTTTTGTTGCCGCTTCCTTCTTGAAACCGTCATTTCAGAGAATGGCTCTTTGTTCTGTTCTACATCTGGCGGCACTAATTGCATGGTGCACCTCCCTTCGTTCTCCTGTTCAGCCGGGCTTTCCTTCATCTTTTGGTGCTTCATGTCCGTGGCTGTGCTCCGACGTCCCAGGACCTTGTCTTACTTGTGGTTTGGTGGTCAGGCATGTGAGTAGGGCTCTATCTGTTTTATTGTTGGGTTGTTCTGGTCGAGGTGCTAGCTGGGCACGGTTGCTTGCTGGATAGCGTTGTTTGGTGTAGCTGCTGTTTGGTTGATCAGGTGTGCCGTTTGGGTCTTCTCTATGTGTTTGATGGGTTGTATGTTGCCGAGATTAGTCGTCCGGTTGTTAGGGGTTTggagtttctttctttctttgtcttgtgCATGAGTTAGGCTCCGAGGTTGTAATGTCGTGCTTGTTAAGATTTTTAGACTTGGTTTCTCTTATAAACTAGATCAATTTTCTTCTTAATTCAATGACGCGTAACTCTCCTACATGTTCGAGAAAAAATAATTGCTTATGCAGTTGATGATTGGATgcagaaaagaagagaaaagatcaATGAGAGGCTGAGGATATTGCAGAACCTTGTACCAAATGGAACCAAAGTAAGTTTCTGAACAAACCGTCATCCATCTTACTATAGAACGCAAAAGAAGGGTGGCAACTCAAACGGCAAGATTTGTGTCGTCTTGCAGGTAGATATCAGCACTATGCTTGAAGAGGCAGTGCAGTATGTGAAGTTCTTGCAGCTTCAAATCAAGGTGAGACCTTTTGCAGTTTAGTTCAGTTTCATTTTGAACGCTGCATGTCAATGTGTTATTGAACTGTTGTTGGTTTTTAATTACTCTTTGCAGCTCCTCAGCTCTGATGAAATGTGGATGTATGCTCCAATTGCATACAACGGGATGAACATCGGAATAGATCTGAACCTGTCTCAGCATTGATAAACCCCCGCTTCTAACAATATGAAGTTGCAGAAAATTCTACAAATTCTACTTTCGATATGGTTCGAGTTTAGACTTTAGACTTTAGACAAAGGTTTTATTACTAACATGTTACCACGTCTGATCAATAAGCCATTCTGTGTAATCCAACCATTCGACATAAAGGAATGTGGAAAACATGTTCTTCAGTTGTTTTCCGGTAACTAGCCCGCAGTTACCGAAGGATTGGCTTGTATGCACACAAGGATATGGCAAAAAAGAGTTACTATGCACCGGGAGACGCTCTGAAACTTGTCAAAACAAGAAAGGGCAACGTCTTTGATAAAGCACAGAAGAAGACTGTctcattctcttcttttttttttccattcttTTCTGAATTTGCTCTGGGAGCAAATTTCTACACTCAAACAGTATACGACATAAAGTAAAACATTTTGTGTTTTGCTGGAAGTTGCCATAAAATGCGGTGCAAGATCGTGCAACATTCTTGTTTTAGGACAAGATCGTGCAACATTTTGAAGGCTCGGTCATTCTATCTGCAGAAAAATATATTCTTTTATTTGAAACTCCATTTCTAGTTATTTTCATGACAAAGCGTGGCATGCCTTGCGCATATTATTTCCGTCATTGGATGTTAGTGGAACTATTTTATATCAGCAATTATTGGCCTTATGTAGTGCAAATCATTAGCCCATCGACGTCTCCACCTGTTGGTATATGTTTCTTTAGTTATTCAATGATCCCAGTCCCTTTACCCTATGTTCTTTATATGCATGAATAAATTAATATTCCTATCAACGGTGTAAATCTTGGATCGCATGtattcttagttttttttaaacgacGGCATGAGCTCTGCCGATTTTATATTAGAAGAAGAGAGTTGATTCAATTTATGAGGAAAATAGTACCTAAAAACCATTATAACTCTGTCAAAACAAGAGCCCGAAACAGGGCGCACCAAACGACCACTTGGACATTACAACTGACGGAAACGACCATAGGTTATCGTTGCTAAGCACGACTGCAGCTCTGACTTTCTACGGCGGTCTGCAACCACTGCCTCAATCCACTGACTCTGCCGCGGGGGAAAGCTGTGCACCGCGTCATTGTTGCCTAGCCCCATTGCGCTTCTGACGCAGCAGCTCTGATTGCCTACTGCATGGCTAGCCTCATGCGGAGAGCAACACCAATGAGGCAAACAACCTCACGAGAGAGAATGTCCAAAGAACGGAGTGGTTGAAGTTGTCGCCGAAAGATTCACGCCCGCACTGAAGCCTGTAGCCACTCGAACCCAGGAAGGGACCTCCAATGTGACACCTTCAAGGAGGGAAAATGACGTTTGCAGACGCCATCGTCGCATGTCCGTACACCTAGAGCTCAGTTTTCACCCGGAGAGTCCCCAACCTGGAGGTAGGGGGGCATCACAACAATGCCTCCAATAAGGGGAGTGACACCCTACACCATTGTCTACGTCGGCAAGAAGCCAAGCAGGGCTTTAGCTCATGGTCCCCGCACCCCAACTGACAAGCTGCAGGCCGAACACCGTGGCAGAACAACAAAAACAACCAGCCcatccacacacacacaccaccTCTAGCCACCACCATGCCGTCGAGTTCTCCGTGGGCTAGATCTAGGGGAAGGAGACAAATCCGATAAGGGGAGGAGAACATACAACGATGGGGGCTAGGAGGAGAGGATAGAGGGGTGGAGAGGGCTGGCAACCACAACCCAGCGAAGCACGATTGGCACCGGATTTCAAGCACAACATGGATGCCAAAGCTGACGCCATTGGTAGGGAACTCCCAAACGAACGCGTAGATTAGCAGCACGTAGAAAGACAGAGGCCAAGGCGGACCAAAGGCTAGGCGCGCACACACTCACGCGATAAGTAGGTGGTTGTGGAGCAAGTGGGCAAAATATCTTCTGGATGGTAGTGGCCTTGGCGAGCTCCAGTTCCCCATGCCAGACACATCCACCCCCACGTGAATCCTCCACACTGGGGGCTACAACGGGAGGGTGTTTGCGAAGGAGAAGACCTCCGACACTGGCTCCACTAGTGTGCAGTCGACCACGTGGGTGTCAACACGGCCTAGGAAGCACCATCATTGATACAACATGGAGCGCTCGCCTATTGGACCACTCGGCGAGGTGCCAGATAGGCCCCCAAGGGGCTACCGTTGACTTGGCACCCCTCGACGGAGGAGAGTCGTGCGTGGCACTGAAACAACATGGCGCTAGCTGGTGGAGCATGGAACTTCCCCCCAACAAAAACCAGATCTGGCCCGAGGGACACCAGATCCACACGAGTCAACGCTCAAAtgagaggagggggggggggggagggagacTGCGAtggccgccgccatcgctggCCAACAGCGGTGGAAGCGGCCGCATGGTCATAGTGAGGGAGGCTTTGGCGGTGACAACGTAGTCACCCCACCACCCATGTTGCCTCATAGGGAGACGACGTAGGGGGCTATTTTCGTTTTTCTCCTACAATGGTTATGCATTCTATGATTTGATAGTTGGATTGTGTGCATTGTAGAATGGCATTTATTTTGGAGtataagggcctgtttgtttttaATTGTGATTCCAGGATTCTCATTTTAATACTAGAATAAAAACAAAATGTTGATTATACAAATCCAGATTCCACAATTTAGAGGCAGATTGTAGATTACGGTACATAGTTACCCACCATTGCCATTACAATATAATGTTTGCCTTTTTATTCTCCCTTCGGTCTCCCCACCACAAAGCTTGAGCTTACCGCCATCGAAATTGAGCTCCCTACTGCCTAGAACAAGCTCCTAGTGCTGAGCCTGGGTAGGGAATCGTGCGTTGAGAGGAGACCGCATCCGGCTTGAGAGGAGACCGCCAGCGCTACCCTCCCCGATGATTCTGGCCAGATTCGGCTAGGTTTCGATGGAAGGAGGCTGTGCCTGCAAGGGGATCTTGTTTAAGAGCTCCCTTGCTGGCAGCCAGGACCGGAAGGTCACTGCCGATGATAGCTGCGGCATGGCGGTGCTCGTTGCTTCGCATTTGGCCATGCCGGTGTTCAGTTGAGGGGGAACCTGCGCGTGCAAAGGATGGCGAAGGGTCTTGCGGTGCTCACCGTGTACTCAGCTCGTTGAGGAAGGTAGGACAGCGACAGCTCGATGGTGAGACAATGGTAGACTTGCCGGAGTTGGGGAGGACACTGTCGCGTGGCTCGATTCGGGGGTGGAAGGCGGCAAAATCTGCGCGGAGAAGCTCCTAGGTGGTCGGCCTCGGTGAAGCTCATCGATGGCGCAACAAATCTAGGCGACAGCGCTCGGTTCCCTGCTCTATGGCGTGTAGTTCAGCTGGGGATCTCAGTGTGCTATGGCGGAGAAGATGGATGTGGAGAGTGAGTCTATAGAGgaaggggagagagaaggaaaattataataatctggtgttgtttgttttagattgtaCAATCCAGATTATATGTGGAGAGTGAGTCTGTAGAGGAaggggagagagaagggaaaTTATAATAATCTGGTGTTATTTGTTTCAGATTGTACAATCCAGATTATAACAATTCAGATTCTAGATTGTGAAAATCATAATATAGATTGTTagaatcataatataaataaacaagCCCTAAATAAGGGGAATTTTGATCAATACATATCGAGTTCAATCATTTGGAATAAATAGCATCCAATTCTTGCTCTCGCTCCGCACACTTATCCTGCAGCGTTTAGCATCTTATCCTCTCTTACCCGCAACTAAATTGAATGTCATCCTTTTCTCTtgtccccttcccctcctctccatAATTTCAGTTGTATGTGGACTTGATgcctgtattttttttttacaaggatGATGGGATTGATAGGGTTTGTTTGGTCGAGCCGTGTGTTTTCCAAAAACTATTATGGCTAATGCCACGGGAGAAGCTATTTTTCCAAAAATTGTTTCTGTAATAGATGTGTCTGTTTAGCAATCCTGTTTGACTGATAGCTTTTGAGCTGAATGAACTATGCAATGTATGTAATGTCCCGAGCTGTTTA
The nucleotide sequence above comes from Phragmites australis chromosome 4, lpPhrAust1.1, whole genome shotgun sequence. Encoded proteins:
- the LOC133914247 gene encoding transcription factor RSL2-like codes for the protein MESGGVVAEAAWSSLDLPWQAEESEIMQQLLGTFPSNGEEDHQEMPWSFQASNASYFHCNASSSTYSSTSSNSSGTLLVPSEYGGYYLSDLNEALGMNSCTAPLHLNMVLEQGATQFMNTILNPPYGSGDSSCEDIGNSSVNLLDSIGTPGKRKHLEQGQLDGQARSRKCARKCDPKRAKKTMKREGEDGSAAVTNGQSLSCCTFENDSNSSQGPPVASNPNGKAQADLRSAIESQSLYARKRREKINERLRILQNLVPNGTKVDISTMLEEAVQYVKFLQLQIKLLSSDEMWMYAPIAYNGMNIGIDLNLSQH